DNA sequence from the Podospora pseudocomata strain CBS 415.72m chromosome 2 map unlocalized CBS415.72m_2.2, whole genome shotgun sequence genome:
AGTCCAACACGGCCCCTCCCTTGACAACCGTTCACAACCCCGCCCGCTTGGTCCTCGGGTTCGCCCGCCTAGCGCCGGTCCATCGGTGTTGCAACGGTTGAGTCAACGGTGCACCCACTCTTTCTTTATCAGCCTTATAAGTCGTGCGATATCTGGAGCTGCTCGAGGGACTGCTCGGTTCGAGGGCGCTCATCTAAAGACAGACCAATGGCGTTGACCGCTCAAGTACACTTCTTGGTGAGTGGATTCATCCATGGCAGAGGTCCGTGAACCATGACTGATTATCTTGATAGGATGGCACCTTGAGTCTCATCCATATCCCCCTGAGCCTCTACCCTACCTTACTCCAGCCCATACTCcgactcctccttccacaaaGCCGTGGCTCACCACCCGATCTGAACCTTGACAGCCTCACCCTGGACAGCAGTCAACATGGCTTCCTCAACATCAGCGTTACCCCTCTCGAGTGCTCCATAGTCTGCCACTCCTCCTGGGCCAAAACAATCTTTGAACCAGCCATCAAGCAACTACCCCGCGACGCGGCCAAAACagtcatcatctccaaaGATGACTACGTCGTCTTCTCCGTCATCAGCGTCGGGATGGACGCCGGGTCTCGAGTAGCggacctcacctcccccttggCTCTagccaacatccccctcttTTTCATCACGACCTATTACTCTgacttcatcctcgtcccagTCAAAGACAGGCAGGCGGTCGAGAACACGTTGCTATCACGGGGGTTTGTCTTTTCGGAAGACAATGATGACAACTTCCCTTTTACATCCCCTTACAGCACCAACCACGGCAGGAGGGCGAGTCAAGGCAGCAGCTTGAACGAACTCCCCACCACGGcccgacaacaaccaccaccaccgtccgcGATCCCGGAGCTCCAGGAGAGGACGTTTGACAATCTCAAAAAGAGGAACGTGGTCCCTTATGTCGAGCAGGGTCTGCTGCTGGTGCAGTGCTCGGGCAGGCAGGAAAATAACATGATAGGGGGTTACTCGGAACGGCCGTCTACCTTTCAGACTAACGGGCATGGGAGCCGCAACCGGCATTCTGCGCACAAGCCGTGCTGGGCCGATACGGTTGATACTAAGCTTTATACTGGGCTGGTGTCGGCTTTGGTGTCCCAGCCGAGGTTTTTCAGTATCACACTGGCGCAGGACGATCCGCCTTCGTTGCTGCTGGATagggagttggtggggatTTTTGGGGATAGTCTTGTTGGGGCGAcgacggaggggggggtttcGCTTGTGCCGATTTTTCTGGACTTGAGCAGTCTGCCCATCGAGGCGACGGGGATTGTGAGCGGGGTGGCGGGgacgttggtgaaggagctgaaggagcagtacggggtggtggcggaggaggaggatgggggtggtgggaggagggggagggggagtgcgcaggaggaggagttggagttgaGTTTTTTGAGCACGGTgagggcgggggcggtgattttgggggaggaggttagTATTAGGGCGATGGAGGCTTTGAGGAGGGTtctggtgagggaggggaagtgaatgggggggttgaaaagagaaggggaaaaaaaaagatcaaaAAGGGACAAGGTGTGGGGGTTATATACAAGGCATAGGTTGAGTGCGCGTTCATATCAAAAGTTCACCACTTCATCTCGTATTACAAAGTTTCAAATATAGGTATCCTTCCAACTGATGACTGTCGCATCATGTCCGTGACTTCCAATCACTTGAACCGAGGGCATCTTTCGCACCCCTCCTGCTAGTGTCATACCCAGCCCCCTCAAACCTTCCTATCCAAATCCattccttcctcctcctcttacCCAAACCCACATCGGTGtcacctccccttcttcctccccccctccttctcctcagtcACCAATCCAGCCCTGACAAACCCATCCCTAGCAGCCATATTAATCAACGCGAACCGCCTCGGCCCCAGCTTCTGCCCTCCATACCACcgcgtcaccaccaccatgacaTCCCACAAGTCCATAACCTGCATCAGGTGAAGCAGCCTCCCTCCCGCGGCCGTctccccgtcgtcgtcacAATCTTGATAACTCGTCCCGTTTTCGCCTCTGATCCGCCAAGCGGTGATATTATGTGTCGCCGACCTCACTTTTTTGTCTGTTGCCAGCAGGTGCGCGAGATAGCCTTTTGCTTGGGAGACGGATGTTACCGGGACGGTGCGGGCTACGAAGGTTGACTTAAGCTCGGTGAAGGGGGCGCTTAAGATCcaaggaggtggggggaggggggtttcgggttgggattgggggggtggagagggggagggggagggtgatgggacTGGGGAGGTGGCCAAAGTGAGGAGGTCATTGAAGGATTCGATTGCGTCAAAGAGGCAGACTTGGCCTGGGGTGTGGACTTGGGTGATTGCGTccctgaagagggagaggtcgCGGGCTGCGGTGCCTTTTGGgagggctgggttggaggagtgtgttgagagggttgatgggggaACGTCGGGGTAGGAAGGGGGGAattggatgaggagggaggaggatgggggggaggtaggGTCCAGGGGGGGTAGGGTGAGGATGTagattgaggaggtgggggggtcggtgggggaggggaggagggttgagTCGCCGTAGATGGAGTTTAGGGCTGAGATTTCGTCTTGGAGGGCTTCGTTCATTGTTTGTTGTGATTTTGGGCGTTGATGAGGGTTTGTCGGGAGACGTGGTGAGGATTGAGGCGAGAGAATGTGTTGGAGGTGTgcgggatggtgaggagTGGCGTTTGTATAAGTGGTGAGTTGTGAAAAtgagaggtggttgaaatTCGGGTGAGGCCCACGGGTGAGTTGAATAAGTGGGACCGGGGTCATGTCGGCTCGGGCCGATGCATCGATGCTGAGGACTCGACAACGAGACATCTCACAAAGCGATAGGTACAATTACCATTATAGTTTTATTTCTGTTACTGGGTCATATCTGGGTCACTTGTGAGCTTTATCTCTCGTTAATGGCACGAAAGTCTGTCTACCTGGTATGTCATGTTCTTGCAGTTAAAGACATCACAGCCAACCCAGCTCAGTGAGTCTCTCTCAAGTCCGCAATGGGGAACAGTTTCTTGGGAGGAATATATGTCTAATAAGTCCTGTCTGAAACTATGATCTATTTCTCACTTTCATTCTACCTCTCACCCGACACCAATGCTTTATCAAGAATCACCTGACTCATCCGCATTGGTTTGGCCCTCAATCagcttcccccccccaaataTTGGGCATCCCACAATGAGGCATTGCTTGCAGTGACATCCAGAGGCAAACTCCCAACACAATCCCTTTCTTGCCTTCTTTTATACCACAGTTTGGCTAGGTGAGTCTTCTTGTCTCTCGTACTTGGCGGCGCCTACCCGCTCTGACACAGTGAACAATCATCGGCAGCcaggcaaaaaaaaagttgggtAAAAGGAGAACAATCTCCATCTCTTCAAATTTATatcctctcttttctcatTCCATCAACACATCGAAACAAAAGACAGCTTCCGAAATAGGCAGTCAAGTTGCAAGTCTAGCGCAAGTGTTAGTgtaacccctcctccccctgccccccccccacctttCCATCTTGCCGCGACATCCCCGGCCTTTATGAACAAGATATGAACTGAGCCCAACTGACCTTGATAAACAGATTTAACAGTTTACAGCCAACAGAGAAGATATTTTCACCAACAGAGAGTCAAATACTCAAGATTCCAAATaaagcaaaacaaaaacaaaaaaatgGTCACCCTAGAGAATATTCAACCCAGCGTCCAAGCCGACGAGGGGACTCACACGGCCTTCTTTTACGGCAAGCATctcacccccccttttttcccACGTACAATTTCATACTAAGCAGAAAACAAATAGGCACCCTCATGGTCCCAGACGTCTTCTACACCGTCTGCTACAACCAATCCAACGTCCCCCCCGAGATCAAGGCCCTCCACACCTTCacccccgccatcctccccggcTACATCCGCCGCCGCGTTCGAGGCGCCGACTACCCCGGCATCACCCCGGACAAAGACCACAAAGTCTTTGGCATGTACGCCTCCGGCCTCACAAACGCCAACATGAACAAGCTGGACATTTTTGAGGGGGGGCAGTACGTGAGGAAAACGGTCGAGGTGAAGttgctggagaaggtgggggatgtgaagggggaggggaacgTGGAAGGAGAGACGAAAAAGGCAGAGGTGTATGTTTTCCATCCGGATCAcgaggatgagctggaggatAGGGAgtgggatttggaggagtttAGACGGGAAAAGATGCAGAGGTGGACGAGGGCGGGGTATGTTTTTGATGGGTGTGATCCCAATGATCCGGCAAAGGTGGAGGCTGCTGTGTAAGGCATGGCCGGCcggcaggagagggagccgTGATGGTTCGGTGTATGGAAATTTGGGTCGCGAGTCaggtgagaggaggagacagCGATAATGTGGCTTTGAGTTCTGGTTACGAGATCAGCGAGGTCCCCGTCAGCGAATGTGGATTGATCTGTCATCTTTAGATAGAGAATGAGAAAGATGAAACATCTAGGTTGGGTGTATACACTGTGGCctgcggcgatggcggccGTTGGATGTTTTATGACTAAACTTGGGGTCGACGGGAGAGCGGTCTGCGCCACAGGTGCAAGTTGCTTTAATGCGATGGCTTCCACCCGGGTTGTACGAGAACTCGTGTCAATTTGCCGAAATGCTGCATCGTGGACGACTTGGCGGTTTGTTTAAGAATACAGTAACGGCCCGTGGTCAcgcttgaggagggcggcaaGACCGGTAACTATGCCCAATTGGTGATATATCCATGGTGTTCATActcttgtggtggtgttgttacTCTTGCAGTGAGGAACTCGGGTCTTTTCGAATACAAAAGTGAACATTAAGCTCTCCAGAATTCTAAAGAGATGTCATGTCTCACAGATGAATTGATTCCAATCCAGCCCCCAACCTGGCGTTGGGAAACGACCACACAAGACAAAGGTGAGGGATGCGTAGTAGGGATCAGTTCAACGGTTTTATGCCCCAATAAAGAAACAAAAATCCATGCCGACCGTTTATATCAGAATTTACCTACTCGCAAATCCCATCAAGTGAGCTTCGAATTATTTGCAAGTGAACAGAGCAGGTGAAGCGATGAGCAACTTCGAGCCAAAATTGTAGGTAGATGCTCCAAAGCAACAGCCCAACCAGCTGAGGCTAATGATCCGTCACAGGGGTCGTTGGCCCTAAACCCCACTGAAGGAACGCTAAGAATCAAATCCTGCGGGAGATGACGCAGCTAGCGCAGATCATTTCAGAACATCCAACGTGCGTGGGGCTGGTTGCATCTTTTTgatcgttggtgatggaacCTCATCAATCTTCAATCCTTGTTCCAACAAAGGAACTGGCATCATATCATGTGTGGTACATTGACGAGCCCAACGGGATCATGGCCAACAATCACCACTTAACCATTGAGACCGTCTGAACTTGTCATCTGACCTGCTCAACAGCTCGGGAAGCTGGCGGTACACTTCGGTTCCGCAGATCGATGCTGAGGTTCGGCTGGCTCCGTCCCTGGTCGACGGCAGGCCGAAGCCTCTCCCGCAGACTCTCCTCTTGCACAAGTGCGCCACGATAGCGGGTCGCGAGACCCCAGAACATACCCTTTCATGGACCTCACTCAGCCCGCCGTGCCGCGTTTGCCGCaggacaacatcaacatcctctGACGCCGGAAATACGGATCTGTCATGGAGGAACAGACTGCAGAGCGACTGATTCCGTACCCAGCCATTGACTTTCTAGGCCGTCGACCCAGCAAGGCCTCTTGTGACCTGATATTCCGGGGGATTGTGTGATGTCTGTGGGGTCTACGGTGTTGAACCTGGGATGCAGCCGGCTGGACCCTGAACGGTCAGCCCTACTACCAGGTCTTCAAACATACCCCACCAGGAGAGACCACAATGGGAACCACTCAGCTTCGTTGTTAGTCGGCCGGTACACCCTGCTCCATTACCGGATAGGCGCAAGCTGTGACAAGACGTGCTGGGTCATCATGGGCGGCGCCGTGCCAGCCCGGGCGGGATATGCCAAGCTCGGCGGGAATCCCATGCTCTGCTGCGAAGGCCTCTTTGCGTCGGCCCTTGTTTTGGTCCTGTCTATCAGAGGCACCTACCTGGCTTCGCCCTTTGTGTCCCCACACGGACGACATGCTGTTCTCAGTGCCGCTGTTTGTAGACATGAGAGATGAGCTGGGACGGGAGGATATAAGGAGCAGGTAACCTCCAGGTCCGGAGTTTTTGGTTCTTCATCCTCACACTCACATCAACCACTCCAGTCTTTCCTTCAAGACCCACCTTCCTTTCTAATTGCCTGGTGCAATCATCTTACTCTCACACTCCTTTGAGATACCATCTTCATTCCTTTCTAGGACCAAGTTTCGTTGACCGCACTTGTCCTGTCATTCCTTGTTTGGATACTCTAGTATCAGCCAGCTCTGCGCTACCAACCCAGCACCACACCGAtaccaaccatcaaaatgtTCTTCACCAAGTCTGTCCTTGCCGTCGGTGGCCTTGCCACTCTTTCCCAGGCTCACATGCTCCTCCGAACCCCCGTCCCCTACACCAGCCCTGCTCTTGTCCAGGATCCTCTCGACCCTACGGGCGCCAACTTCCCCTGCCAGGCCCGCGCCGGTGCCCAGTTCGTCGGTACCGCTACCCCGATGGAGAAGGGGTCGACTCAGATCATGGCCTTCACCGGCTCTGCTGTCCACGGTGGTGGCTCTTGCCAGGTTTCCATCACCTATGACAACccgcccaccgccgcctctgTCTGGAAGGTCCTCCACTCGATCCAGGGTGGCTGCCCTGCCCGCAACCAAGCTGGCAACATTCTTCCCGACAACGCTGCGCTCGAGGGTGTGGACAACTACGAATACACCATCCCCGCTGACATCCCAACGGGCAACGCCACCATTGCTTGGACCTGGGTCAACAAGGTCGGCAACCGTGAGTTCTACATGAACTGCGCCCCTGTCAGCATCGAGGGTCCCGAGGGCAGCGAAGATGCTCTTGCTGCTCTCCCCGACATGTTCACGGCCAACATTGGTGGCGACTGCACCACTGTCGGAGCCGATAGCAAGGATATCCTGTTCCCCAACCCTGGCAGCTCCGTTGAGACCAACGGCGATGTGTCTGCCATGGTTCCCCCTACTGGCaactgcggtggtggtgctgctgctcgcgCCGTCCGTGGCCGTCGCGCTGCCAAGTTCGCTGCTTGAGCAACTCGCATAGTTATCTTGCTAGGCAGTTCTTGGTAGCTGCGGCCGTTCGTTTCTCACAGACATACACATATCAGTTTCAGTACCATTCATAAGGGGTTCAGTCGTTACAGCATTGTCAAGGGCGCATATTCGTTGCAtacatcagcatcagcaccagcatcagcatcagcatcagcttcatcagcatcagcacgGGGTTACGGGAGTTTACACCCCTAGCATTCATTTACAAAGCATTTGGGAAAGAGATCAAATCATGATTTATACGACAATCGTTCACGACACAACACAATCATTCAAGGCCACAAATTCGCTACTGTTCGAAAGACACGCTCGCTACGGATCATCTTTCAGTACATTCGCTTACATACACGGCGGTGTCACACATTGATACCAGACACTCACTTGGACATACATACATATTACGAAGAACATTTTCACGAAGACTACAGACAATCGTTTTTGCATTATTGGATTGGTATGGGATAAGGTTAACTATTTTGGCTGGTGGTAATAATGGGTAATAAGGGCTGGCTTCTGCTATAGTTTCCATTCATTCTTGTTTATGAGGGTTGAGAACCAGAACACTACTAGAGTGGTTGATGGCGAGGACCAAGACATTCCTTTAAGAGAAATAGTAATATACACTACACAATCATTATATTTTAATGACAAGCTCCTGTCGAAGCATTTGTGGTTGTTGACTACCTTGGCTCCGGAGTTGCCAAGTCAGGTCAAGGTGATATCATTCCAATATGTCCCGGGATGATCCAAGACTTTGGGGAAGGTGACTGCGGGGGACTGTGCTTAATCGATAAGATAAGATCTCCCAGTGCCACGGTACGTACCTGCCCCACTAGTCATGAGGCTTGGCATGGGGCAAACAGCCACTCAGCTTCTAGAAGGCCCCTCCATATTCTCCGGAAGATTGATGGTGCGGAGCCTAGCGCACTTTGATTTCGCGGCCGCATCCCCCAGCTTCGCGACGGCCTGGGATTTTTCGATTGACACGCGCAGCACCAGGAAGCGTGGAGCGCAGCCTTCCATCAGTTAATTCACTTGTCACTTTCTGACTTTCAAGATACCCCTTCGCCTTAAACCTTACACTTCCCACCCAACGCCGGGAATACTTTTTAATAGTCACGACCCCTCCGCCTCTGCAGAGATTTCACAAAAGTCTAGTAGTTTGCGGCTGTTTATTAATTTCACTGCGCTGATGGAGATTCCAAAGTGAGTCTTCTCAAATGCGACAAACTTGAAGCTTCCCAGAGCTTCTTCCAGTTCGACCATCAGGCGCCTCACCCACAACCAACCCACACACCTAAACGAGGTTGCTCCTACCCATCGCACAGCGGAGGACTAATCGCCCGCATAGATAGTTAAAAGCCGTCAATATCAAACTTCCATTACCATTATCGACCGTGCTGCGCATCGACCGGGTTGTCGACTTGTGAcctgccgaggaggtgaaTGTCGCAGCCATGGCGAGCGGGACCTTCGAAGACATTGTGCGGAAGCTCAGTGTCCCTGACATCGGTAAGGCTGCCTACTTATCATGCCGTTGCATTGGTGCAGTCCAAGCTGACCTGAGCGTGTTTGGCAGAGCTTCGGGTCAAGGTCGAAGCAGCAACGGCCCTGCGCGACCAGCTCGAACACTATACCACTGGCCAGGTCTACCCGAATTTCCTGAAGCGATTGATGCccgccttcatcatcattctccGATCACCATGCATCTTCCAAGCGAACACGCCCGAGCAGGCGAACGCCCAGAGACTGCGCAACTGCGTGCTAGaaatcctccaccgtcttccGACCCAGCCGTCACCACCCGAGCCCTTCGCGCCGTATGCCGAAGAAGTCGTCGATCTCTTAATGACCCTGGTCCGAACCGATAACGAGGACAATGCCATAATATGCATCAAGACCATCTCGGATATCATGCGCCATCAACATGCGGTGCTCGGTTCAAAAGTACAGACCTTCCTGAGCTTGATCCAGGATCTGTTTGAGCAATTGGATAGAGTGGTGAGGGAACAGATCGACAACACGTCGTCTACCGGTCCACCAGGTGCACCGTCTACCCCCGGTAGTACGCAGGCTGCCTTTCCGCCGCATCAACAGTCGCCGAGACCAGGATCTCCAGTCGCTACTGGTGGTCCTCCCGATTTCAATGCCGATGCTAATCAGCAGTCCAACAGGCCGCTACTCAAGGGCATGCAATCTTTCAAAGTCCTGTCCGAATGTCCCATTATTGTTGTGTCGATATTCCAGGTCTACAGGAACACGGTTGCGCAAAACGTCAAGGCCTTTGTACCCTTGATCAAGTCTGCCCTGAGCTGCCAAGCGAAAGCTCAGGATCAAGCACACAAAGATGCCGCGGCGCGAGGGACCATCCACACAGGTGTCAGCCCAAACATTAAGAATCGGGCCGCCTTTGGAGACTTCATCACCGCCCAGGTGAAGACCATGAGTTTTCTGGCCTACCTGCTGAGACAGTACTCGCAACAACTCACAGACTTTCTGCCCTCTCTACCAGACATCGTCGTTCGCCTGCTCAAGGACTGTCCGAGGGAAAAGTCTAGCGCGCGGAAAGAATTGCTGGTGGCCATCCGGCACATTATTAACTTCAATTTCCGGAAAATCTTCCTGCCCAAGATCGACGAATTGTTGGAAGAGCGAACGTTGATTGGAGATGGCCTTACTGTCCATGAGACCATGAGACCTCTAGCGTACAGTATGCTGGCTGACCTTATCCATCACGTTCGAGAGAGCCTCACGCCAGAACAAATCCGCAAGACGGTGGAAGTGTACACTCGCAATCTGCAGGATAATTTCCCGGGCACCAGCTTCCAGACCATGAGCGCGAAGCTTCTCCTCAACATGGCTGAGTGCATAGCACGCTTGCCAAACAAGGTGGATGCGAGGCATTATCTCATCATGATTCTGAACGCCATCGGCGACAAGTTCGCTGCCATGAACAGGCAATATCACAATGCGGTCAAGTTGTCCAAGCTATACGCCCTGCAAACGGCTGGCCTCTTTCCCGAGACATATTTGGCCGACAAGAAGCACCCGCCAGAGTGGGACGAAATCGACATTTTCACTGCGATGCCCATCAAGACAACAAACCCTCGCGACAGGGCTGCGGATCCGGTGGTCGACAACAAATTTCTGTTCAAGAACCTGATGAACGGGCTCAAGAATACCGTCTACCAGCTGAAGAGTTGCAATCCACAGGGCAGTGTTGACTTGACAGGTGCCCCTCATCCATGGGCAGAAGTTGCCCATGGATTTActgccgaggaggtcaaggtcaTTATCAAGCTGTTCCGCGAAGGCGCCTACGTTTTCAGATACTACGAAATCGAGAAGCCGGTCACCGAGTCGCTGTACAGCTCCCCAGTAGAGTTCATGGCGAATTTCTACATGGTTTCTAGTggaaaggaggaaaaggaccTCTTGGAGACTTTTGCGACGGTTTTCCACTGCATTGATGCCGCTACTTTCCACGAGGTTTTCCAACAGGAAATTCCACGACTTTATGAAATGATGCACGAGCACACGGCGCTCCTGCACATTCCCCAGTTCTTCCTGGCCAGCGAGGCCACTTCCCCAAGCTTCTGCGGCATGCTTCTGCGCTTTCTTATGGAGCGGATCGAAGATGTTGGCTCGGCCGACATCAAGAAGTCGGCCATCCTCCTGCGGCTCTTCAAACTGGCCTTCATGGCGGTTACCCTGTTCGCCTCGTCCAACGAGCAGGTTCTGCTACCTCATGTGGTGGATATCGTGACCAAGTCCATTGAGCTGTCGACGAAGGCGGAGGAACCGATGAATTATTTCTTCCTGCTTCGCTCCTTGTTCAGAAGTATTGGAGGTGGCAAATTCGAGCATCTCTACAAGCAGATATTGCCGCTGTTGGAAATGCTGCTGGATGTGCTGAACAACCTCCTGCTGGCTGCCCGCAAGCCATCCGAGCGCGATCTCTACGTCGAGCTTTGTCTTACGGTGCCCGCAAGGCTGAGCAACCTCCTACCTCACTTGAGTTACCTGATGCGCCCTCTGGTAGTAGCGCTTCGGGCAGGTACAGACTTGGTGGGACAAGGTCTTCGGACACTGGAGCTCTGCGTTGACAACCTCACGGCTGACTACCTAGATCCCATCATGGCACCCGTTATCGATGATCTCATGACCGCCTTGTTTGATCACCTCAAGCCGCACCCTTACAGTCACTTCCACGCCCACACCACGCTGAGAATTCTCGGAAAGCTTGGAGGTCGCAACAGGAAGTTCATGACCGACGCGCTGCCTGTGACGTTTGAGCAATACGTCGATGATCGTGCCAGCTTTGACGTGAGATTGATTGGGTCGAAGAGAGACAGAGCTTTCCCAGCCCATCTCGGAATTGACCTGGCTGTTCAGAAATTGATGGAAACGCCAAAGCCTGGGAAAGGCCTGTCAAGTGTTGCGGCCAAACAATATGATGCCTACTACAAGAAGCAGGCTTTGAATCTCATCACGGCCCAGGTGAAGCTCCGCATCGGGTTTGACAACCTTCCGGATGATCTTCCCCGTCTGGTACGGCTCCAGGCGCAGGACTTGGTGAAACGCAACAGGGCTGTCGATATTTCTGCCTTTGAAACCACCGATCGGGAGCGATCAATTGTCAAGAAgaacgaggaagaggcgctGCTGAAGCGGCTCATCAAGGCGCTTGTGTTTGCCGAGTCTATCCCAGCCTTCAAATCGGAGGTGGATGGCTTTCTCATGAATCTTGCTCGGCATTTCACcattgtcgaggttggacGAGCACTGGTTGACATGAAGAGATTGGTCAGCCCGTTTGACCACAAAGCGGGCGAGGGACCTCTGTTCCTTGACTCTCGGGTGTTTTCCGACGCAATTCTGGACTCGCTTGCATCAGAGAACCCCGAGATCAGAGAAGCAGCCGAGCGTATGATTAAGGAGGTGTACAATTCGGccctcaccatcttcaacgaCGCCAAAAATGTTTCGCGTcttgccttcttcaacaccctgGCGTCTGCCTTTTGCCATGGATGCTATGAGGAGGAGTGGTTCACCAAGACCGGAGGCACGCTGGGGATCAAGTACCTGCTCAATGACATTGATCTCGGAGATCAATGGGTTGTGTCGAAGCAGATGGACTTCGTACGTGCTTTAATGTACGTCATCAAGGATATGCCTCAGGATCTGTCAGAGAAGACCAGAAGATCGGCGCAGGTCACTCTTGAGATGCTCCTGACTAGACTCACCAAAGGGATCAAAAAGTCAGACTGCTTCCATCAACAGCCATCGACTCCTGCTGCAggacaacaaccacagccacCGACACCCCAGTCGCAGGTCAACCCAAAGTTTGCTCGTATTCCCAATATCATTGTGATGCTGAATGGGGAGCTGTCCCACATGAACCGCCATGTGCGTGAGACGGCACGCCGTTCCCTCGAGTTGATCGCCAAAGCTGCTGGCGCCGAGGTGTGGGAGTTGCTTGAGCCAAACAAGGCACAGTTGCTGCGGCCGATTTTCAACAAGCCTCTGCGCGCGCTTCCATTCGCCATTCAGATCGGCTTTGTGGATGCCGTCTCCTACTACATGTCTCTCAAGAAGGATTTCGTCCCCTTTGACAGCGATCTCAACAGACTGCTTATGGAGtctctggctctggctgATGCCAGTGATGATTCGCTCGCTCAGAAGGCCCTCGAGTTCAGGACACAGCACTTCATTGTGAATCTCCGTGTCTCTTGCATCAAGATTCTCAGCAGCGCCATGAGCTTCGATGAGTTTGGGCAAGGGCAGAATAACCCGACGAGGGGCAAGGTTGTCGGCGTGTTTTTCAAGTGCCTCTACTCGGACTCTCAGCCTACGATCGAGGCAGCCAACAATGCTTTGAAGTCTGTCCTCCAGCATACGACCAAGCTTCCCAAAGATCTGCTCCAGTCGGGGCTTCGGCCTGTTCTCGCTAGTCTTCAGGACGCCAAGCGATTGACTGTCCATAGTTTGGAGAATCTTGCCCGGTTGCTTAGACTCTTGACGACTTATTTCAAGGTCGAGATCGGTTCCCGTCTGCTGGATCACATCAAGCAGATCGCCGATCCGGCCTTCCTGCAGGAGGCATCCTTTACCTTTTTCGAGCAACAGCAGTCGATGAAGGTCATTGCTGCCGTGTTCAACATCTTCCACTTGCTGCCGGATGCTGCCAGGCACTTCAAGGAACGGGTTGTTGACAACGTCCTTGACCTGGAAGAGAAGCTGAGACGGACTCATCTCAGCCCTTTCCGTGTGCCGCTTTACCGCTACCTCAACAAGTAT
Encoded proteins:
- a CDS encoding uncharacterized protein (CAZy:AA11; EggNog:ENOG503P0B9) — translated: MFFTKSVLAVGGLATLSQAHMLLRTPVPYTSPALVQDPLDPTGANFPCQARAGAQFVGTATPMEKGSTQIMAFTGSAVHGGGSCQVSITYDNPPTAASVWKVLHSIQGGCPARNQAGNILPDNAALEGVDNYEYTIPADIPTGNATIAWTWVNKVGNREFYMNCAPVSIEGPEGSEDALAALPDMFTANIGGDCTTVGADSKDILFPNPGSSVETNGDVSAMVPPTGNCGGGAAARAVRGRRAAKFAA
- a CDS encoding uncharacterized protein (EggNog:ENOG503NWG1; COG:S); its protein translation is MSRCRVLSIDASARADMTPVPLIQLTRGPHPNFNHLSFSQLTTYTNATPHHPAHLQHILSPQSSPRLPTNPHQRPKSQQTMNEALQDEISALNSIYGDSTLLPSPTDPPTSSIYILTLPPLDPTSPPSSSLLIQFPPSYPDVPPSTLSTHSSNPALPKGTAARDLSLFRDAITQVHTPGQVCLFDAIESFNDLLTLATSPVPSPSPSPSPPPQSQPETPLPPPPWILSAPFTELKSTFVARTVPVTSVSQAKGYLAHLLATDKKVRSATHNITAWRIRGENGTSYQDCDDDGETAAGGRLLHLMQVMDLWDVMVVVTRWYGGQKLGPRRFALINMAARDGFVRAGLVTEEKEGGRKKGR
- a CDS encoding uncharacterized protein (EggNog:ENOG503P4JR; COG:S) encodes the protein MVTLENIQPSVQADEGTHTAFFYGTLMVPDVFYTVCYNQSNVPPEIKALHTFTPAILPGYIRRRVRGADYPGITPDKDHKVFGMYASGLTNANMNKLDIFEGGQYVRKTVEVKLLEKVGDVKGEGNVEGETKKAEVYVFHPDHEDELEDREWDLEEFRREKMQRWTRAGYVFDGCDPNDPAKVEAAV
- a CDS encoding uncharacterized protein (COG:S; EggNog:ENOG503NYA3) yields the protein MALTAQVHFLDGTLSLIHIPLSLYPTLLQPILRLLLPQSRGSPPDLNLDSLTLDSSQHGFLNISVTPLECSIVCHSSWAKTIFEPAIKQLPRDAAKTVIISKDDYVVFSVISVGMDAGSRVADLTSPLALANIPLFFITTYYSDFILVPVKDRQAVENTLLSRGFVFSEDNDDNFPFTSPYSTNHGRRASQGSSLNELPTTARQQPPPPSAIPELQERTFDNLKKRNVVPYVEQGLLLVQCSGRQENNMIGGYSERPSTFQTNGHGSRNRHSAHKPCWADTVDTKLYTGLVSALVSQPRFFSITLAQDDPPSLLLDRELVGIFGDSLVGATTEGGVSLVPIFLDLSSLPIEATGIVSGVAGTLVKELKEQYGVVAEEEDGGGGRRGRGSAQEEELELSFLSTVRAGAVILGEEVSIRAMEALRRVLVREGK